The genomic segment GGAATTCTTTTCACGGGTGCAAAATGTCTTTTTGTTTAAACCTCAGGCAATGCTGCCTTTGCTCATAACTGTCGCCAATTGAAGAGAAGTTCTCGGAAGCCTTTTGCAATAATGGGCTTTTTCAAGGAGGCCGCCCTTGGGTCTGATTCGTGATCTTCTAGTCGGGGTCCCTGCAGTGGTAAGTGAGCTGGAACCTCGGCCTGGGTGCTTTAAGTGCTTCTTCTCACCCTGAGAGACCCACTGACTTTCCTCCTACGAACTCAGGTGCCACACCCATCCGAGGCCATCCAAGGAGAAGAGTGGGCAGGGTGAGGTGGGCGGGGCTGGAGcgtgggaggggcagagaggccTCTGGAGGGGGGCTGCTGTGTGGGCGCTGAGGGAACAAACGGGAGGCCGGCTGAGGTTCCCCAGAAACAGACGGGTGTGCTGCATCTTCTCTGGAGAAGCAAACACAGGGCCCGGGGACTCTGTACTGGTGTCCAGTCAGACTTTGCCCATAGGCAGACTCCCTTGGTTGATTGGGTCTGAGTTCAATAAGGCGACCCATAAACACACACTTCCTCACTGCAAGGAATGAGTCCAGGAGGAGAGAGCAGCCAGGGCACACCACTGATCCCAACAACAGAGACATGCACGGAGGGCCTGGGTGTCGGCACCGCCTGTCCACCCTGTGGTGGGCAGAAGGCCCCCCAGCAATGTTGCTCCCCAGTCCCGGAAACCTGTGCCTGCATCACCTCACACGGCAAGGAGAGTTTGCAGCTGTGACCAAGGTTATAGACCCTGTGAGAGGGAGGCAGTTCTGGCTGATCCAGTGGGTTTAGTCTAATCACCTGCGGTGTCTCAGGGAAGTCAGTGGGGGGTCCACAGCTCTGGGACCCGGGGGCTGCGGGCTCACCAAACCCTCTGCTCACGGCCCCCCCCACCTCTACTGATGGAGCAGCCAGGTCTGTAGGGAAACGGGGAGGAGCCCCCAGACCCGACCACCTGCTCAGACCACCTATGGCATCTACTTCTAAATCCGTCTAAATCAGGAATCCCTTACTAGTTCATTTAAAAGtagcttttagggcttccctggtggcgcagtggttgagagtccgcctgccgatgccggggacgcgggttcgtgccccggtcagggaggatcccacatgccgcgtagcggctgggcctgtgagccatggccactgagcctgcacgtccggagcctgtgctccgcggcgggagaggccacaacagtgagaggcccgcgtaccgcaaaaaaaaaaaaaaaaaaagtagcttttaggggcttccctggtggcgtagtggttaaaaatccgcctgccaatgcaggggacacgggttcaagccctggtccgggaagatgccacaggccgtggagcaactaagcccgtgtgccacaactactgagcctgcgctctagagccctcaagccacaactactgaagcccaggcgcctagagcccgtgctccgcaacaagagaagccaccacaatgagaagcccacgcaccacaacgaacagtggcccctgctcgccgcgactagagaaagcccacgcgcagcaacgaagacccaatgcagccaagaataaaaataataaataaataaatttatttttttaaatagaataaaattagcGTTTAAATAATTGTAGGCAAAGAGCAAGATCACCTCTAAAAGGGGCTGTGGCTGAGGCCAGGCTGTGATGTTTAATGAACATGCTAAAGCTTTTCATGCAAACTGCAACTTAGTCACCAGAAATGAGGAGCATTACAGTGGGTTTTTCCAGTGCAGTGAGGCCGTCACCAGAAATGAGGAGCATTACAGTGGGTTGTTCCAGTGCAGTGAGGCCGTCATCAGAAATGAGGAGCATTATAGTGGGTTGTTCCAGTGCAGTGAGGCCGTCACCAGAAATGAGGAGCATTACAGTGGCTTGTTCCAGTGCAGTGAGGCCGTCACCAGAAATGAGGAGCATTACAGTGGCTTGTTCCAGTGCAGTGAGGCCGTCATCAGAAATGAGGAGCATTTTAGTGGGTTGTTCCAGTGCAGTGAGGCCGTCACCAGAAATGAGGAGCATTACAGTGGGTTGTTCCAGTGCAGTGAGGCCGTCATCAGAAATGAGGAGCATTATAGTGGGTTGTTCCAGTGCAGTGAGGCCGTCACCAGAAATGAGGAGCATTACAGTGGGTTTTTCCAGTGCAGTGAGGCCGTCACCAGAAATGAGGAGCATTACAGTGGGTTGTTCCAATGCAGTGAGGCCGTCATCAGAAATGAGGAGCATTATAATGGGTTGTTCCAATGTAGTGAGGCCGTCATCAGAAATGAGGAGCATTATAGTGGGTTGTTCCAATGCAGTGAGGCCGTCATCAGAAATGAGGAGCATTATAATGGGTTGTTCCAATGCAGTGAGGCCGTCATCAGAAATGAGGAGCATTATAATGGGTTATTCCAATGCAGTGAGGCCGTCATCAGAAATGAGGAGCATTATAATGTGTTGTTCCAATGCAGTGAGGCCGTTAGTCTCTCTTGGTGGAAAAAAGCATAATCTTGACATTTCACAGTCAAAAGCTGTTTTCCTCTGGGATTTGCCTTAAAATAGGAAGGTGCAACGGGGTGAGTCTAAGAAATGTGGGAGGATGGTCTCCCTCTGAGGAGCAAGCCAGGCTGTCCCGACAATTCCCCTTCAAGAACAGAGGCTTCTGTTATCACTGCCGATGGGGCCTAATAAAAAAGCCTCTGGGCAAAAGGCTGAGACGTATAGTGAAATAAAAGCAGTTTATTCAAGTGTGGGACAAAGCTAGAGCGCGTACAGGTAGCGATGTGGGGGAGCCCGAGGTCAGCACTGAGATCCCTGGTGGACGTGCTTGGGGATTTGTTCAAGTTTCCCTCGGATGCGTGGCTCTTCTTTGGGACAAAGTTTCATTTCACCTGTGGGCTTAGTTCTTTAGTGTTTTTGTACAGACCAAAGTGGCTAAAACCCCAGCAGAGCAGGACCAGAGCCCAGAGCCACTCAGCACACTCAGGCTGTTCCCAGCTCCGCAAACACCATTCCCGGCATTCAGCCACCCCCAACACCAAACGTCTGCGGAGATCCGTCCCACCCTCACCTCTCAAAGGGTCACACGCTTGCTGTGCTGATAAATTCCTCTCTGTCGCCCTGTTCTTTCTGCAATAACAACTTTAAAATAGCAAGTTGTTTATAAACAGCCCTCCAAGCTCACCAGGAGTCCTGACGTTCGGTGTTCAGATCGGGTTtcttgcttcccactagccagcCAAGGTCCCATGGTACTCAGGTGCCAGCAGGAGAAAATTCATAGGGGCCCGAGGCGGGGAGTCAGAGTTTCCCGGGGACGGGCCTCACCTGTGTGATGTCACAAGGGCTGCAGGGAGCTAGAGCTCCAAGCTGAGCAGCCCCTCCCTGCAGAAGCCAAGGGCGCCCCTGCAAGACCCCTGTGCGAGGCCAAGGCAGACCTGGGCCCCCCGCTGTCGCTGACCCTGCCACTGTCCGCCCCCATCCCTAACAGCAACCTGGCCTGAAGCCCCTCCTCCCTGGTTCCTGGGTCCCCTGGGCTTTGTCTCTAGGAGGCCTCCGTGAGAGCATGTGTTCAGCACACCCAGCAGTGGttccaggcagagaagagagCCAGGGGGGCTGAGAACGGGAAGGACCCTCAGCCGGGAAAGTGCAGACGCACACAGAGCTTCCATGGGGGTTAAAGGGGCTCGCGGACCTTGAGAAAGCACACCTGTGCCTCGTGGTGCAAGAAAGACACATGTCCCAGCCCTGGGAGCCTGGGGTCTGGGGAAGGGCTTCCGGTGAGACGGGCACAGCTGAGCACCTGCCTGACACACGTGGCCACACCTGACACACATGATCACACCTGACACACATGGCCACACCTGACACACGAGGGGCACAGGtgatcacactcatcatcacaccACCCTGCAGAGCGCTGTtatcacagatggagaaactgaggcccaaggttATTCCAGGGAGCCTAAGTCGTAAGCGGCTGAACCGAGCAGGGATTCAGAGCAGCAGGTGTGCCGGAGCGAGGGGTCCTCTGATGCCTGGAGGGGTTTCCTGCCTCGGGAACCCCTCCCACTTTCCTTCCTGGGTTCTCTTTACCGGGTGTTGGCCTGCCCTGCTCCCCCCTGCACCTCCAGTCCTCCGGtgcagaggagggagaggctgCCCCCATCCCCTTCCAGAACCTGCCTGGCCCTCCTCCATTCGGCTCCCACTGGACCCTCTGGTCTCAGGGGGCACATGTCTCCCCTTCCAGATGAAATTCTTAAGAACAAAACTTGTCCGTTACTGTTTAAAGTCCCTAAGTTTGGCGGTGGTTTAAGCTACCTGATATGGTCTGCATGGGATACCCCATCCTTGTGAAGCAGAGTTTCCCTCCCTCCATCAACACTGCGAACGGCAAGCTTTCCCAGCCTTCCTCATATCTAGGGCACAGACACATACAAAGCCACTGTGTGCGGAATGTTCTCGGTGTGGTGCCTCTGGAtctgtgcagtgcacaacctgggCAGACACACATAATTGGCCTGGAGATCTAGGTACCCAGACAGGCTCAATCCCAATGCTGAATGTGGAGCTCGGCGTGGGCGTGCAGGGCAGTTGCTCCTGTCTGCAGCCGGCTACCGGCAGAGAGACCCTGCAGGCCCTGCATGGTGTATGGGCTTTTCTCCCTTCCGTGTAGCACCCAAGACATTCTCCAGTCTTTCCAAAATTCCTTTGAACTGccaaaaagctttcaacaattCCCTTTCTGCTTAAATTAGCCAGACTCAGATTTTTTTGCTTACAGCTAAGAAACGCCACATGCCCTTGGTTCTGATCTGCTAGATTAAACGGGGTTACCCCTGGTGACCACTCCTGGGCCCTCGCCTGCCACCCACCCCCAAGGAAGCAGGTGGGCGCCGTCCAGACCCCCAGGGCGGCAGACGCGGAAGCCAGTTTGTCAAGTCTGGGTGAGGCAGGAACCGACAGACAGAGGCTGCCCCGGGGACAAGAAGGCGTTGAGCCGCGGGTCCCCGCCCGAGAGGAGACACCCTCTTGCCATTCTCGCTGCAGCCCCCCGAAACCCCGCTCGTCCCCCGTGCTGCAGGGGCACCGGGCCCAGGGCGAGGAGTGGAAACCCATGCTAGAGCTCGCCGTGACCCCTACGGTCAGAAGACCAATGCTTTTCCCGACTCCTCTGTTTGTCAGGTCTCCATGGCTGCCGCCACCTGGGGTCACACTCAGGCCTCGATGAAAAGCCACACGGAGCACGGCTGAGTGTTCCCTGAAGGGTCTGGCACTGCTGGGTCTGGGgggccctcctcccctccctgctgcccttTGTCCCTTTGTTCTTCTGCATATGTCTCCCTTCTCCGTTTCTGACTGATCCCCACTCTCTCAATacctctgtctctcacacacacacatacagacacgcgcgcatgcatatatacacacacacacacacacacacacacgaacccCCAGAGCCTCAGTGTGGCGGGCAGCCTAGGGGGCCCGGGACCCCTGCAGCATCGTCTCGCGGGTGCACGTCCCCCCGCGGCCGCTGGGTGGCAGTGTGGACGCGCGGGTACGCCGCCGCCGCCCATCCTCTCCGCCCACGCTGCACCCGGGGCTCAGAGAGCTGCTCGCGCACCAGCTTTCCGGTCACGCCTCGATGCAGCACCTAATAAATCCCGGTTCTCCCCTCAACCAGACCGCCTCCCTCCTGCGCTGCAAATCAGGGGCCGCGGCCCACCCCGCGGGCCCTTCCTGCCGAGCTGGGGGATTCAATTAGCGGCTGTGCTTCTGGCCTCCTGCCGGCTGCGCCTGTCCTATCAAATTGTCTTTGAAACCGTCACAGCCCTGTAGAGGTGTGTGACCCGGGCACAGACAAAGGCCGGCGTGCTTTCCTGCGCTTCGTGCTGGCACACAGCCTCGGAGGCGGGCTCATCGGAGGCGGCGACAGGAGGGGACGTGGATCGGCTCCCTCTGGTTTCACCTGAGAGCCGAGGCGACACGAGAGCACAAAAGTGGCCCTATCCCAACTCCTCCCCTACCAGGGACGAATCCAGACCCAGGGAGGCGCCGGCTTGCCCTGGGCTGCCCTTGACCCCGGTGAAAAGCCCGGAGGGGTGGGGCACACCTGACCCACCCTAGAGCCAGGGCAGCTCTGTCCAGGTGACCGAGGGCAGTCGCATGGGCCGAGGCCGTCGTGGTGATGCTGGGGAAGCTCCGGCTTCAGGACGCCCTGCCCAACCGCAGTCACCACCTGGTCAGTTCCCTTGCACAGGCCCCCTCACAGGACAGGCACCTGGGCCAGCTCAAGGTCATGGGCCCTGGGCTGTGAGCAGGGGTGCCTGGCTGCCCCACAGGCCCGTGGGTGCAGCGGGGGTCCCGCAGATACCCGGAGCAGAGCCGCTGCCTTGGCCCCTGTGGCACCTACAGCAATAGCACCGGGGCCTGAGCTCCAGTCTGCAGGGCACAAAGAGGACCAGCCCCTGGGGAAGAAGCCAGCGGCACCTTTACTGCGCTGGGCTCTCACCGCGCCAGCAGCTCTAGGCAGACGCTCCCCTTCCTCCAAAACAGTAGCTACACAAACACCCTGCAGGCGCGGTCCAGAACGTCGGGCAGCCGGGGCCTCGCTCCCAAGACACGCAGACACACAAGAGGCCCTGGAGAGCGGTGTCCCCGGAGCCCCCTTctggctcccagccccagctgtTTTCCTTTGTGGGTGCGTGTCTGcctgttttctttgaaaaatgaagatgTTTATTATGTTTTACTGGGGATTCTGATGTACAAAAGGAAGAACCGTGGGTGACGGGCAGGCAGCTTCTGGGATGGCCCCCAGCGGTCCCGTCTCCAGGAGTCCCCTCCCCAAGTTCAGGCTGGACCTGGGGACAGGCTTCTGAGACCAGAACGCAGACAGTGATGGGGGGGGGTCGCTTCCCAGGATGGGCGCACGTTCGCACTGCTCTGAGGTGGCCAGCGGTCCTTGGGGAGGTGCCCAGGGCAGAGGTGCCCGGCAAGGAACCCAGGCCTCCATCCAGCCACCCGTTTGGCACTGAATGCCACCAGCAACCTCACGGTCAAGTGTGGCTGGTGAAACAGAGCCCCCGCCCCCACAGCCGAGCTCTGGGTGAAGTCCCGCCCCACAGGACCTGCGGGGACATAGATGCTTTGTCGTGAGTCGCTGTTTGGGGGTGACCGCGATACAGGAATAGATAACGCATACCGCTAGAGAAGACACTGAGAGAACAACATTCAGTTGTCAGATTCGGagcatttacttttctttttcctgaaatctGCAGCAAAGCaaaattgtttctacttttaCAGAAGCATTGATCTAAGCTAAGaggattcttttccatatagaaattaaaaggaaggTAGTCATTTAAGACCCCTCTACCATTGTTTGTACTTAACTGTTACAACATTTAAAGATCTCGTTTCATACTTTGCACAAAGCCAAGAGCGATTCTGAGTAATAATTACATAACGAACATTTTGTCTACACTACAAATAATAAAACTCTAGTTCTTCAGACATAATACCCAGaaacacgttttttttttttcttcttttttgcccaAGCATGCACCATTCTCTAAGATTCAGAAAAGGAGCCTTTACCGGGGACCCCGCACTCCTGCTTGGGGACCACGTGGCGGGCAGAGCCTCCCACCCGTGGTGGCAGCCGGCAGCCACCCGGTGGCGGAGGGGCCGCCGATGCTGGAGCTGCAGGGCCGCCGCTACACGTGCTCCTTGTCGAACTCGCAGAGGAAGTGCATGGTGAGGTGGCAGGCCACGTCGTTCCAGCCCCCGGAAGCCACCAGCTCCACGCAATCCTCGTCGTCATAGGCGTTGTTGGGCTCCCCGCTGCGCCACTGGCTGAAGGTCTGCATGGGCGAGCGGTCCGCGTAGACAAAGGTGCCCTCCCGCTCCAGGTCGTTGATGCCGATGAAGACGCGGGCCAGGCCGGCCTGCGCGATGTAGGCGGCCAGCAGCCCGTTGGCGGCCTCATCCTTGGGCATGCCCAGCGTGCCGCCCCGGCCCTGGCAGGCCAGCTGTGCATCCACGTACCGCTTCTCCTCCTTCACCAGCAGGTAGATCTTCTGCTCCGTCTCGCGCACGCCGGCGACGGCTGCGGGGACAGGGCTGGAGGGCGAGCGCTCGCGGGTCCCCAGCAAACCCGGGGCGCCAACCCAGCACGCGCGCACGGGGAGCAGACCCAGGGCCGCTCTGCCTCCGGGCAGGGGTCGGGGGGGCACGGgagcagggaagccccgagaagcACGTACCGTGTTTGATGAACTTCAGCTCCGCTGTGATCTGCGCGACCTGGTTGTCTGTCTCCCCGACGGCCTTCCTCAGCTGGCCGCACTCACACGGGATGCCTGCGGAGACCGCGCCCGGCGTGTGATGGGACTGACCCAGGGGCGGGCTCGGAGGGGGGGGGTACCCCCTCCCCAGCATGCTAGGCGATTCAAAACACGAAAGCCTTTGAGGCTGCAATGGAGACTTCAGACTTGACCCTAAAGGCAGGGAGCAGTGGAAGGGTTTCCACAGGGGCACCAAGGTCGGATGCACGTTTCACAATCTCGCTCTGGTCGCTTAGGAGGAGGTCAGTGGAGGTTTGGCGGCGAGACGGGCGGGCGAGAGCAGGGGGTTAGGACAGTCACCTCGGGAAGACTGCGGGCAGTGACAGCGCGGCAGGAGAGACGACAGGACGTTTGAGCaaagtggtggagctggaacCGTGGGGTGATGTTCAGTCATCCCAGCATGGCCAACCCTGCCTCAGCTCAGGTGTTTCCTCCTGGCCCTCTCAGGAGGACCCTAACCTTCCAGCTGTGAAGAGCTCCACGTGGTAAGGGAACCTTCTCAGAATGTCACTCGGCCGGCACAGCGCTTGGGGGGCCCGTCGCCCATGGTGGCACTGCTGGCTTCAGCTTCTCCACCAGACCAGGAGGGGCCGCCGGCTCCCGCCCACCCTCTGCTCTGACTCTGTGAGCACAGGGGCAGGACTTCTCACCTTTTCCTCAGAAATTTCATCGTGCGAAGCTCTCAGCCTGCCTTTCCAGTCTGAACACACTCTTTGGTGTTTGGCCCGGTCTTCCGAACTCTCAGCCCCCCTCTACCACTTAGAACCCAAACACTCCCCAACACATGGGCACCTGGAATGATGCTGGTGtgattggggtttttttctttaatggaacTTTTTCTGAGACACACGTTGTCTTTGAGTTCGCTGAGGTTTGAGGCACTGATGTTTTCTGGAGAGATGGGACCGGTATCAAGCTGACGGGTCCCCTCAGCTGGCAGGAAGGGCCTACCCAAGGGACGCAGACACTGTATCTTCCCCCTCAATCTAGTATCTGTGCAGTGTCTCCTGTGGTCACACGTGTTGGGGACGAGGACCAGAGGGtgcacacctgttaggatggcgtTTCAGTAACGGGGCTGAGAGGCCACAAGAGCCTGAGTGATGGTGGTGGGAACAGTCCGGCAGGGGTTGGGGGACACTGCGCATAGACGGCCTGAACCTGGCAGGGACAGGGGCTGAGTGACATCGGGGTGGAGGTGCGTGCTGGGCAGGGGTGCGGGTGCAGCCGAAGTCCAGGGAACAGCGGTGGGGTTGGAGCGGGCAGCAGGCTGTGTCacatggagaaagaagaaagggcagCGGACAGAGCTCCtctgagaagagaggaagaagcaggGGCCACAGGGCGGCAGGCAGAGAGGACGGGGGCTGCCCGCGGCCCGGTCTCCTGGCACCAGGGAGAAGTTAAGGGAAGTCGGTTAAGTCCACTGAGCTGGGCCGGGGTCCGCGGTGCCAGGAGGGTCGTGGGGAGTCGGCTGCAAGGACACCCAGAATGAGGAAGATGAACCGGAAAGTACGGGCGCGCTTCTCAGAGAAGCTGGTGGTCGGGGGGGGTCCTGATGCTCCCAGAGAACAGTAGGAAAGGAGGAAAGTGCGCTTTAGGGCGCGCGTATCTAAGCTGGATCGATGAGGTGATAATACACAGCCGGCGTGCAGACCACAGCCCTGAACGGGAACGAAAACGTTCAGGTAGCAGGAAAGCAAATACTGAAATAGTCCACAGGAGGGTGTGATGCACGAGGAAGGCGTGTCAGTTACACGCGCTTTTTCCAGCCTATTAAGTTTTATGTCATGATTTATACTTTCTAAAAGTgcaattttaatacatttctaaAAAATCCTTGGACCCCTTATGCCATACCTGGTTCTCCATTAGGGCCAGGGGGTCCTATGTCACCAGAATCTCCTTTCTCACCTGGAAAAGAGAAGCAAGGCCAATGTCACAAAGCAGGGGTGGGACGTGTCCCCTGAGTTCAAATGTCCAGGTAGCAATGTTCTTTCTTCCATGTGCAGTGCCCTGCGGTTCCTCCCAGACCCTCCTTCTGCGGTGAACTGGAGGGAGGAATGGTCTGTAGATGACTGATTCTTCAGGCTCTGTTTATGTGACGTGGGACATCCACATATCATGGGACTTCAGAGATTATCAGATGAGCGTTCTTTAAGTCAATTCTGGAAAACCCAGCATGTTTCCTAGAACACGCTATCACCTCGGAAATCCGTAACACCCAGTGCCAGTTCTCTCCACGTCCCACATCACAGCAAGAAAATTCAGGTAGAACAGGTAACGTCAGAGACGGATGGACCGCAGAGGTTCCCTCATCCAAACAGAGTCAAGATGAGAGCGGTCCTCCCTGTCCCTCTCTGAGAGGCAGCAAGGTGTCCCAGGGGCACAGCCACCAGGACACCTGGGCGCCAGCCTTCTGTGGACAGGACAGACGACTCAGCCACTCTGCCCCTCCGTTTCTTCCAACTTACGAAACAAAGGGATAGGAGGAAATCATGGCAACAAAGCTTTCTAGAAATTAGACAAtggctatttatttttaaatcacaggaTATTCCTAAAGCACTACCTTTCTTCCCCCTGAGAGAACTTAAGCTTCTCGGCTGACCTGGGACAGTGAAGGGGCAGCGACTTCTACATCCTTGGAGAGTCATGTTCCG from the Globicephala melas chromosome 12, mGloMel1.2, whole genome shotgun sequence genome contains:
- the COLEC11 gene encoding collectin-11 → MKQALALIGLAFLSVLRAGGAQQTVDDTCSVQILVPGLKGDAGEKGDKGAPGRPGRVGPTGEKGDVGDKGQKGGVGRHGKIGPIGSKGEKGDSGDIGPPGPNGEPGIPCECGQLRKAVGETDNQVAQITAELKFIKHAVAGVRETEQKIYLLVKEEKRYVDAQLACQGRGGTLGMPKDEAANGLLAAYIAQAGLARVFIGINDLEREGTFVYADRSPMQTFSQWRSGEPNNAYDDEDCVELVASGGWNDVACHLTMHFLCEFDKEHV